The Bacillus vallismortis genome window below encodes:
- the folE2 gene encoding GTP cyclohydrolase FolE2: MNQHTLLPEKPERLQYFGSVSPMKGEKPVEKEKMKDLQNIRKDYFFDIQHVGVANVSHPVTITSAMAPAEQTTAANFTMTCDLRRNQKGINMSRLTELLQVYHQNGWVLSFCSLQQFTKELAENMGQSSASVEVRFPWFFERKSPKLEKSGLMHADILMSVTYQEDQPFEQRAGISAKVTTLCPCSKEISEYSAHNQRGTVSIWVDIHQAASLPSDFKADLLDAAESNASARLYPVLKRPDEKAVTETAYENPRFVEDLARLIAADLYELEWVSAFEIECRNEESIHLHDAYAKLRFSKQVDQI, translated from the coding sequence TTGAATCAACACACGCTGCTGCCGGAAAAACCGGAGCGTCTTCAATACTTTGGGTCGGTCAGTCCGATGAAAGGCGAAAAACCTGTAGAAAAAGAGAAAATGAAGGATTTGCAAAATATCAGGAAGGATTATTTTTTTGACATTCAGCATGTAGGTGTCGCTAATGTGTCCCATCCGGTCACAATCACTTCTGCCATGGCGCCTGCTGAGCAAACAACGGCTGCGAACTTTACAATGACTTGTGATTTGCGGAGAAATCAAAAGGGAATCAACATGAGCCGGTTAACAGAGCTGCTGCAAGTCTATCATCAAAACGGCTGGGTTCTCTCATTTTGCTCTCTTCAGCAATTTACGAAAGAGCTTGCAGAAAATATGGGTCAGTCATCAGCTTCAGTCGAAGTGAGGTTTCCATGGTTTTTCGAACGGAAAAGTCCGAAGCTTGAGAAATCGGGCCTGATGCATGCTGACATATTGATGTCTGTCACCTATCAAGAAGATCAGCCGTTTGAACAGCGTGCCGGCATCTCAGCGAAAGTAACGACCCTTTGCCCCTGTTCCAAGGAAATCAGTGAATACAGTGCTCATAATCAGAGGGGAACAGTCAGCATTTGGGTTGATATTCATCAGGCTGCATCGCTGCCAAGCGATTTTAAAGCCGATTTGCTTGACGCCGCGGAATCAAATGCCTCCGCGAGACTGTATCCGGTGCTGAAGCGCCCTGATGAAAAAGCCGTAACGGAAACGGCGTATGAAAACCCGAGATTTGTTGAGGATCTCGCCCGGCTGATTGCCGCTGATTTGTATGAGCTTGAATGGGTGTCAGCCTTTGAGATTGAATGCCGCAATGAAGAATCGATCCATCTCCACGATGCCTATGCGAAGCTGCGTTTTTCGAAACAGGTGGATCAAATATGA
- a CDS encoding L,D-transpeptidase, with the protein MKLSLFIAAVLMPACLLSACSGHAEEHASADTKKTEEQVSADKKKMEEHATSDQKTEKTSIDWTKPSGGEYPDIKQKHVWIDVDVKKQKAYIKEESKTLYTMIVSSGLDQTKDDATPKGTFHIEPERGEWFFSEGYQEGAEYWVSWKNHGEFLFHSVPMTKDKKVIEKEAEKLGTKASHGCIRLTIPDAKWIYENIPGHTKVVIS; encoded by the coding sequence ATGAAACTCTCATTATTCATTGCTGCGGTCCTGATGCCGGCCTGCCTGCTGTCAGCCTGCTCTGGCCATGCGGAAGAACACGCAAGTGCCGATACAAAGAAAACGGAAGAACAAGTAAGCGCTGATAAGAAGAAAATGGAAGAGCACGCAACGTCCGATCAAAAAACAGAAAAAACAAGCATTGATTGGACAAAGCCTTCAGGCGGTGAATACCCGGATATCAAGCAGAAGCATGTCTGGATTGATGTGGATGTGAAAAAGCAGAAGGCTTACATCAAAGAAGAAAGCAAAACCCTATATACAATGATTGTCTCGTCAGGACTTGATCAAACAAAGGATGACGCTACGCCAAAGGGCACCTTTCATATCGAACCTGAACGGGGAGAATGGTTTTTCTCCGAAGGATATCAGGAAGGCGCGGAATACTGGGTCTCATGGAAAAACCATGGCGAATTTTTATTTCACAGCGTGCCAATGACAAAGGATAAAAAAGTCATTGAAAAAGAAGCTGAAAAACTAGGAACGAAAGCATCTCATGGTTGTATCAGGCTGACCATCCCGGATGCGAAATGGATATATGAAAACATCCCTGGCCATACGAAAGTTGTGATCAGCTGA
- a CDS encoding FAD/NAD(P)-binding protein: MYKWLIIGGGIQGSTLAVHLVKSGKATIEDLAIIDPHERPLECWKRNTARIQMKYLRSPSVHHVDTEPFSLQMYADKSQWPEVFFGRYKRPSLSLFNEHCETVLDELHIDRAWKTGMVTNLRRKNGLWEAETDAAGTLTGERVVLAMSFSHQPSWPEWAKPFQNDGIYHVFDRDVYDVRDESVQIAIVGGGITAAHYAIKLADDGHDVTMLVRHPFRIYDFDSDPGWLGPKYMKAFSKTSDYQKRRQWITSARHRGSFPKDISRTLAVYREEGRVKVIQDDIDSCQKTVDGKIQIHGKNSESLYEYERIALATGFTSDISRFEWVQRAAEAEQLPYAGCGFPIVGQDLQWGKGLYVMGALAELEIGPTARNISGARKAAYTIAHTAKHTI; encoded by the coding sequence ATGTATAAATGGCTGATCATTGGCGGTGGCATCCAAGGCTCAACCTTGGCTGTGCATCTGGTGAAAAGCGGAAAGGCAACAATTGAGGATCTTGCCATCATTGATCCTCATGAACGGCCTCTTGAATGCTGGAAACGAAACACAGCCCGCATTCAGATGAAATATTTGCGCTCTCCTTCGGTTCATCACGTAGACACAGAGCCGTTCAGCCTGCAAATGTATGCGGATAAAAGCCAATGGCCGGAAGTGTTTTTCGGTAGATATAAGAGGCCCTCGCTGTCGCTCTTCAATGAGCACTGCGAGACTGTGCTGGACGAGTTACATATTGATCGAGCGTGGAAAACAGGCATGGTGACAAATTTGAGAAGGAAAAATGGGTTATGGGAAGCGGAGACAGATGCCGCTGGAACACTCACGGGGGAACGAGTGGTTTTAGCCATGAGTTTTTCTCATCAGCCTTCTTGGCCGGAGTGGGCAAAACCATTTCAGAATGACGGCATTTATCATGTGTTTGACAGAGACGTGTATGATGTTAGGGATGAAAGTGTGCAAATCGCAATTGTGGGTGGAGGGATAACGGCGGCTCATTACGCCATAAAACTCGCGGATGACGGGCATGATGTCACGATGCTAGTGAGGCATCCGTTCCGAATCTATGACTTTGACAGTGATCCGGGCTGGCTTGGTCCGAAATATATGAAAGCATTCAGTAAAACGTCAGACTATCAAAAGAGAAGGCAATGGATCACAAGCGCGAGACATCGCGGCTCTTTTCCAAAGGACATTTCAAGAACGCTTGCTGTCTATAGGGAAGAGGGCAGAGTAAAAGTTATTCAGGATGACATTGATTCTTGCCAAAAAACAGTTGACGGTAAGATACAGATACACGGTAAGAACAGCGAATCGCTATACGAATATGAGCGTATCGCACTGGCAACAGGTTTTACTTCGGACATCAGCCGGTTCGAGTGGGTACAGAGAGCGGCGGAAGCGGAGCAATTGCCGTATGCAGGCTGCGGTTTTCCGATTGTCGGCCAGGATTTGCAATGGGGAAAAGGATTATACGTAATGGGAGCCTTGGCTGAATTAGAAATCGGGCCGACAGCGAGAAATATTTCCGGAGCGCGAAAAGCTGCTTACACCATTGCACATACGGCGAAGCATACAATTTAA
- the zinU gene encoding zinc metallochaperone ZinU — protein sequence MKKIPVTVLSGYLGAGKTTLLNSILQNREGLKIAVIVNDMSEVNIDAGLVKQEGGLSRTDEKLVEMSNGCICCTLREDLLIEVEKLAKEGRFDYIVIESTGISEPIPVAQTFSYIDEEMGIDLTKFCQLDTMVTVVDANRFWHDYQSGDSLLDRKEALGEGDEREIADLLIDQVEFCDVLILNKCDLVSEQELEQLEKVLRTLQPRAKFIRSVKGNVKPQEILHTGLFNFEEASGSAGWIQELTAGHAEHTPETEEYGISSFVYKRRLPFHSTRFYRWMDQMPKNVVRAKGIVWCASHNNLALLMSQAGPSVTIEPVSYWVAALPKLEQEQVKQQEPEILEDWDPEFGDRLTQLVLIGTDLDEEEITKELDQCLLTEYEFDSDWSLFEDPFKWKLNQ from the coding sequence ATGAAAAAAATTCCGGTTACCGTACTGAGCGGTTATCTTGGAGCGGGAAAAACAACATTGCTGAACAGCATTTTGCAAAATCGCGAAGGCTTAAAAATAGCAGTCATCGTCAACGATATGAGCGAGGTGAACATTGACGCGGGTTTGGTTAAGCAGGAAGGAGGCCTTTCCAGAACCGATGAGAAGCTTGTGGAAATGTCAAACGGCTGTATTTGCTGTACGCTTCGCGAAGATTTATTAATTGAAGTCGAGAAGCTGGCGAAGGAAGGGCGGTTTGATTATATCGTCATCGAATCAACGGGAATCAGCGAACCGATTCCGGTGGCCCAGACTTTTTCTTATATCGATGAAGAGATGGGAATCGACCTTACAAAATTCTGTCAGCTGGATACGATGGTGACAGTGGTTGATGCCAACCGTTTTTGGCATGATTACCAGTCAGGCGATAGCCTGCTGGACCGCAAAGAAGCATTGGGAGAAGGGGATGAAAGAGAAATTGCCGACCTCTTGATCGACCAAGTCGAGTTTTGTGATGTTCTGATCTTAAATAAATGTGATTTGGTCAGCGAGCAAGAGCTCGAGCAGCTTGAAAAAGTTCTTCGCACACTGCAGCCTAGGGCAAAATTCATTCGATCCGTCAAAGGAAATGTAAAACCGCAGGAGATTTTGCATACAGGATTATTTAACTTTGAGGAAGCGAGCGGATCGGCCGGCTGGATTCAAGAGCTGACTGCGGGTCATGCGGAACATACCCCGGAAACAGAAGAGTACGGCATCTCTTCATTTGTGTATAAGAGACGTTTACCGTTTCATTCCACACGGTTTTATCGCTGGATGGATCAAATGCCAAAGAACGTGGTTCGCGCCAAAGGAATCGTCTGGTGTGCATCTCATAACAACCTTGCTTTGCTGATGTCGCAAGCCGGGCCGTCCGTTACGATTGAGCCTGTATCCTATTGGGTGGCGGCGCTGCCTAAGCTGGAACAGGAGCAAGTCAAACAGCAGGAACCGGAAATTCTGGAGGACTGGGATCCGGAATTCGGTGACCGACTGACACAGCTAGTGTTGATCGGAACAGATTTGGATGAAGAAGAGATTACGAAAGAGCTTGATCAATGCCTGTTGACTGAATATGAATTTGATTCAGATTGGTCGCTGTTTGAGGACCCGTTCAAGTGGAAGCTGAATCAATAG
- a CDS encoding MFS transporter has protein sequence MKLSELKTSGHPLTLLCSFLYFDVSFMIWVMLGALGVYISQDFGLSPFEKGLVVAVPILAGSVFRILLGILTDRIGPKKTAVVGMLVTMIPLLWGTFGGRSLPELYAIGILLGVAGASFAVALPMASRWYPPHLQGLAMGIAGAGNSGTLFATLFGPRLAEQFGWHIVMGIALIPLLIVFILFVSIAKDSPAQPAPQPLKNYLHVFGQKETWFFCLLYSVTFGGFVGLSSFLSIFFVDQYQLSKIHAGDFVTLCVAAGSFFRPVGGWISDRVGGTKVLSVLFVVVALCMAGVSSLPSLSMVIVLLFVGMMGLGMGNGAVFQLVPQRFRKEIGMVTGIVGAAGGIGGFFLPNILGSLKQMTGSYAIGFITFSCIALLAFALVLAAGYYWRKSWSAESSPADV, from the coding sequence ATGAAGCTGTCGGAACTGAAAACTAGCGGTCATCCACTCACTTTACTCTGTTCCTTTTTATACTTTGATGTGAGTTTTATGATATGGGTTATGCTTGGGGCACTGGGGGTTTATATTTCTCAGGATTTTGGCCTGTCTCCTTTTGAGAAAGGGCTTGTGGTGGCCGTGCCGATTTTAGCAGGATCTGTGTTTCGTATCCTTCTCGGTATTTTAACGGATAGAATCGGACCGAAAAAAACGGCAGTGGTCGGGATGCTGGTGACAATGATTCCGCTGCTGTGGGGGACATTTGGCGGCCGTTCGCTGCCTGAGCTGTATGCCATCGGGATTCTGCTTGGCGTGGCGGGGGCAAGCTTTGCCGTTGCGCTGCCTATGGCAAGCCGGTGGTATCCGCCTCATTTGCAGGGGCTTGCGATGGGGATCGCTGGCGCGGGGAACAGCGGCACTTTGTTTGCAACCCTGTTTGGCCCGCGTCTTGCGGAGCAGTTCGGCTGGCACATTGTCATGGGAATTGCGCTTATTCCTTTGCTGATCGTCTTTATTCTTTTTGTATCCATTGCAAAGGATTCTCCTGCACAGCCGGCGCCGCAGCCGCTCAAAAACTACCTGCATGTGTTCGGGCAGAAGGAAACATGGTTTTTCTGCCTGCTGTACAGCGTCACATTCGGGGGATTTGTCGGACTATCAAGCTTTTTATCTATTTTCTTCGTCGATCAATACCAGCTGTCAAAAATTCACGCGGGCGATTTTGTTACATTATGTGTGGCGGCGGGGAGTTTTTTCCGGCCTGTCGGGGGCTGGATTTCAGATCGTGTCGGCGGCACAAAAGTGCTTTCTGTCTTGTTTGTCGTCGTGGCCCTGTGCATGGCCGGGGTCAGCAGCCTGCCGTCTCTTTCGATGGTCATCGTTCTTTTGTTTGTCGGCATGATGGGGCTCGGAATGGGCAACGGGGCAGTATTCCAGCTCGTGCCGCAGCGCTTCCGCAAAGAAATCGGCATGGTGACGGGAATCGTCGGCGCGGCCGGCGGCATAGGAGGTTTTTTCCTGCCGAACATCTTAGGGTCGCTAAAACAGATGACAGGCTCATATGCTATCGGATTTATTACATTTTCCTGTATCGCACTGCTGGCGTTTGCGCTCGTGCTTGCCGCAGGCTATTACTGGAGAAAAAGCTGGAGCGCGGAAAGCAGCCCGGCGGATGTTTAG
- the nirB gene encoding nitrite reductase large subunit NirB has product MKKQRLVLAGNGMAGIRCIEEVLKLNRQMFEIVIFGSEPHPNYNRILLSSVLQGEASLDDITLNSKDWYAKHGITLYAGETVVQIDTDQQRVITDRKRTLSYDKLILATGSFPHILPIPGADKEGVYGFRTIEDCQALMSMAEHHQKAAVIGAGLLGLEAAVGLKHLGMDVSVIHHSSAIMQKQLDHTASRLLQTELERKGLTFLLEKETVSISGAARADGVRFKDGSSLKADLIVMAAGVRPNIELAVSAGIKVNRGIIVNDCMQTSEPNVFAIGECAEHNGTVYGLAAPLYEQGNVLAKHICGVPCEGYQGSSPSAALKIAGIDVWSAGKVHEDERTTSINIYDEQAGIYKKALFEDDKPAGVILFGDTRDKQRLLDSLLKQRDISIVKKQIIEPEKTGRLFESMPSSETICQCSSVTKGAIEEAVHTKGLTTVEDVKHCTKASGSCGGCKPLVEDFLRYMASGEYTEPAGSPAFCACTDLTEDDIIAELQRRPFTDPAEAMSQLGWKTKNGCRKCVPAIQYYLEKLHAGFVQPESSSEDTCILIPQMYGGMTNAEQLRNIADIIEAYSIPDVSITHSQRLKLSGIKPADLPNIKEDLKMPVCTHEHRRALQSVKACTCGQNRSIQQLAAQIERHLEMLSMPASMSISLSCETDCTDAAIQDVGAIRTQAGWDIYIGGVRGTHARSGALFCVTDSADSTAGMIKGLVQYYRETAHYLEAVHQWMDRLGIVHIREVLFEEDLGTQLLENLQTDLSLIQNPPIQAGAHKKG; this is encoded by the coding sequence ATGAAGAAACAAAGACTGGTGTTGGCAGGAAACGGAATGGCCGGCATCCGCTGTATTGAAGAAGTCTTAAAGCTGAATCGCCAAATGTTTGAGATTGTCATTTTCGGAAGCGAACCGCATCCCAACTACAATCGGATTCTCTTATCCTCTGTTTTGCAGGGGGAGGCGTCACTCGATGACATTACACTGAACAGCAAGGATTGGTACGCCAAGCACGGGATTACCCTTTACGCGGGCGAAACGGTTGTTCAAATTGATACAGATCAGCAGCGGGTCATCACGGATCGCAAACGAACCCTTTCTTATGACAAACTCATTCTGGCAACAGGCTCCTTCCCCCATATTCTCCCCATTCCCGGGGCGGACAAAGAAGGCGTCTATGGATTTCGGACAATAGAAGACTGCCAAGCGTTGATGAGCATGGCCGAACACCATCAAAAAGCAGCGGTGATCGGAGCCGGCTTATTAGGGCTGGAAGCTGCAGTCGGGTTAAAGCATCTCGGCATGGATGTCAGCGTCATTCACCACTCCTCCGCCATCATGCAAAAACAGCTCGATCACACCGCGTCGCGGCTGCTGCAGACGGAGCTGGAACGGAAAGGCTTAACCTTTCTTTTGGAGAAAGAAACCGTATCTATTTCTGGTGCCGCGCGGGCAGACGGCGTCCGTTTTAAAGACGGCTCTTCACTGAAAGCAGACTTGATTGTGATGGCGGCTGGCGTGAGGCCGAATATTGAATTAGCTGTATCCGCCGGAATCAAAGTGAACCGCGGGATCATCGTGAATGACTGCATGCAGACGAGCGAACCGAATGTGTTTGCAATCGGGGAATGCGCCGAGCATAACGGAACGGTGTACGGCTTGGCGGCACCCCTTTATGAACAGGGAAACGTTCTCGCCAAACATATTTGCGGCGTTCCGTGCGAAGGATATCAAGGCTCATCACCATCTGCCGCTTTAAAAATAGCCGGAATTGATGTGTGGTCAGCCGGAAAAGTTCACGAAGATGAACGCACGACGAGTATTAACATCTACGATGAACAAGCAGGCATCTATAAAAAAGCACTCTTTGAGGATGACAAACCGGCCGGCGTTATTTTGTTCGGAGACACACGTGACAAGCAGCGGCTTCTCGACAGCCTGCTCAAACAACGAGATATCTCCATTGTCAAAAAGCAGATCATCGAACCGGAGAAAACCGGCAGATTATTTGAATCCATGCCCTCCAGTGAAACGATTTGCCAATGCAGCTCAGTGACGAAAGGCGCGATTGAAGAAGCGGTGCACACGAAAGGCTTAACAACTGTTGAGGATGTCAAACACTGCACCAAAGCATCCGGCTCCTGCGGAGGATGCAAGCCGCTTGTTGAAGACTTTTTGAGGTACATGGCCAGCGGCGAATATACAGAGCCCGCCGGTTCACCTGCATTTTGCGCATGCACCGATTTGACGGAAGACGACATCATTGCTGAGCTTCAGCGCAGACCATTCACTGATCCTGCAGAAGCGATGAGCCAGCTTGGCTGGAAAACGAAAAACGGATGCCGCAAATGTGTCCCGGCGATTCAATACTATCTGGAAAAGCTGCATGCCGGTTTTGTTCAGCCGGAATCATCCTCAGAAGACACATGCATCCTCATACCGCAAATGTACGGCGGGATGACAAACGCGGAGCAGCTAAGAAACATCGCCGACATCATCGAAGCATACAGCATCCCTGACGTATCCATCACTCACAGCCAAAGACTGAAGCTTTCCGGGATCAAGCCTGCGGATCTCCCGAACATCAAAGAAGACCTAAAAATGCCCGTTTGCACCCATGAACACCGTCGCGCGCTGCAAAGTGTCAAAGCATGTACATGCGGGCAAAACCGGTCGATTCAGCAGCTGGCAGCCCAGATTGAAAGACATCTTGAGATGCTTTCCATGCCCGCTTCCATGTCTATCAGCTTATCATGTGAAACAGACTGCACCGATGCCGCCATACAAGATGTCGGCGCGATTCGAACGCAAGCTGGCTGGGACATTTACATCGGCGGCGTCCGGGGAACTCATGCCCGTTCCGGAGCTCTGTTTTGTGTGACAGACAGCGCAGACAGCACTGCCGGCATGATCAAAGGACTGGTTCAGTATTACCGTGAAACGGCTCATTACTTAGAAGCCGTTCATCAGTGGATGGACCGTCTCGGGATCGTTCATATCAGAGAAGTGCTATTTGAAGAGGACCTTGGGACACAGCTTCTGGAAAACCTCCAAACTGACCTGTCACTGATTCAAAACCCGCCCATACAGGCTGGCGCACATAAGAAAGGATGA
- a CDS encoding molybdopterin oxidoreductase family protein → MTERLLRYFRDKQQDIQSEKTYDTQCPFCSMQCKMQLVEQTIVTRKKYTAIGIDNPTTQGRLCLKGMNAHQHALNSSRITRPLLKKNGEFLPVSWEEALNHIKDQVTMIQAEHGHDALAVYGSASITNEEAYLLGKFARVGLQTKYIDYNGRLCMSAASTAANQTFGADRGLTNPLSDIPHTRVIILAGTNIAECQPTMMPYFEKAKENGAYIIAIDPRETPTTKIADLHLKIKPGTDAALANGLVKIIIDEQLVNTDFIRSRTNGFEELRKHTNTLSLNDITDQTSVPLAHMRKAAVKFAKETSGMLFTARGIEQQTDGTAAVKGFLNMVLITGKIGKPYSGYGAITGQGNGQGAREHGQKADQLPGYRSIENEQHRAHIAKVWGIHQDKLPRKGVSAYEMIEKINDGDIKGLFLMCSNPAVSSPNANFVKKALRKLTFFVAIDLFMSETAAYADVILPASSYLEDEGTMTNVEGRVTLREATRPCPGETKHDWQIICDIASALGKGRYFSYTSAKDIFNELREASRGGIADYSGITYDRLKREGGIHWPCPEADHPGTGRLFADSFAHPDQKAALSVIPNDPAVPKEKPTADYPLYLTTGRVMSHYLTGVQTRKSAALAARHFESFMEIHPQTAASFHIEDRVLVKIESPRGSITVRSKLSEQIRKDTVFVPIHWADAQNVNDLIGEALDPACKMPGFKVCAVRIRPF, encoded by the coding sequence TTGACTGAACGACTGCTTAGATATTTCCGTGATAAACAGCAAGACATCCAATCAGAAAAAACGTATGACACCCAATGCCCGTTTTGCAGTATGCAGTGCAAAATGCAGCTCGTGGAACAAACCATCGTCACGCGGAAAAAGTACACAGCGATCGGGATTGATAACCCTACGACACAGGGCCGGTTATGCCTGAAGGGCATGAACGCCCACCAGCATGCCTTGAACTCCTCCCGCATCACCCGGCCGCTGCTGAAGAAAAACGGCGAATTTCTGCCTGTTTCCTGGGAAGAAGCACTGAATCACATCAAAGACCAAGTGACGATGATTCAAGCAGAACACGGCCATGACGCCCTGGCTGTATACGGAAGCGCCTCAATTACGAATGAAGAGGCGTATTTGTTAGGGAAGTTCGCACGGGTTGGCTTACAGACAAAATATATCGACTACAATGGGAGGCTATGTATGTCCGCCGCTTCAACCGCAGCCAATCAAACATTCGGTGCGGACAGAGGTTTAACGAATCCCTTATCAGACATCCCCCACACCCGTGTGATCATTTTGGCCGGCACCAATATCGCGGAATGCCAGCCTACGATGATGCCGTACTTTGAAAAAGCGAAGGAAAACGGCGCTTACATCATTGCTATTGATCCGCGCGAAACACCGACAACAAAAATCGCCGATCTTCATCTGAAAATCAAGCCCGGCACAGACGCTGCCCTTGCCAACGGTCTCGTCAAAATCATCATCGACGAACAGCTCGTAAACACTGATTTCATTCGATCACGAACAAACGGTTTCGAGGAGCTGAGGAAGCATACTAACACGTTGAGCCTGAATGATATCACTGATCAGACAAGTGTCCCGCTGGCGCACATGCGAAAAGCCGCTGTAAAGTTTGCCAAGGAAACGTCCGGCATGCTGTTTACGGCGCGCGGGATTGAACAGCAAACCGATGGAACAGCGGCTGTAAAGGGCTTTTTAAACATGGTGCTGATCACAGGAAAAATCGGCAAACCTTATTCGGGCTACGGGGCGATCACCGGACAAGGCAACGGACAAGGCGCAAGAGAGCATGGACAAAAAGCCGATCAGCTTCCGGGCTACCGTTCTATCGAAAATGAACAACACCGCGCGCATATTGCGAAAGTGTGGGGAATTCATCAGGATAAACTCCCTCGAAAAGGTGTCTCGGCCTATGAAATGATAGAAAAAATCAATGACGGCGACATCAAAGGACTGTTCCTTATGTGCTCCAACCCTGCTGTCTCCAGCCCAAATGCAAATTTCGTAAAAAAAGCTCTGAGAAAACTGACATTCTTTGTTGCGATCGATTTGTTTATGTCTGAGACTGCGGCATACGCAGATGTGATTTTGCCCGCCTCCTCTTATTTAGAAGATGAGGGCACCATGACAAATGTCGAAGGCCGCGTGACATTAAGAGAAGCAACCCGGCCATGTCCCGGTGAAACAAAGCATGATTGGCAGATTATTTGTGACATCGCATCCGCTCTCGGGAAAGGCCGCTACTTTTCTTACACGTCAGCTAAGGATATTTTTAATGAATTGAGAGAAGCGAGCCGAGGCGGGATTGCCGATTATTCGGGCATCACATACGACAGACTCAAACGTGAAGGCGGCATTCATTGGCCGTGTCCCGAAGCTGATCACCCCGGAACCGGGCGCTTGTTTGCGGACTCATTCGCCCATCCGGATCAAAAAGCGGCACTAAGTGTGATTCCAAACGACCCGGCCGTTCCAAAAGAGAAGCCGACTGCCGATTATCCGCTTTATTTAACGACAGGCCGAGTCATGTCTCACTACTTAACAGGCGTTCAAACGAGAAAAAGCGCCGCCCTTGCCGCGAGACATTTTGAATCGTTTATGGAAATTCATCCGCAAACAGCGGCGTCCTTCCATATTGAAGACCGTGTGCTCGTAAAAATAGAATCCCCGCGGGGAAGCATCACCGTCCGCAGCAAATTATCGGAACAAATCAGAAAAGACACCGTTTTTGTTCCCATTCATTGGGCAGATGCTCAAAATGTGAATGATTTAATCGGCGAAGCCTTAGATCCAGCCTGTAAAATGCCCGGTTTCAAAGTATGCGCCGTCCGAATCAGACCTTTTTAA
- a CDS encoding amino acid ABC transporter permease: MINSIQWEYIFNTKLAIESFPYVIQGIGYTLLISFVSMFAGTAIGLFISLARMSTLGLLRWPAKLYISFMRGVPILVILFILYFGFPYIGIEFSAVTAALIGFSLNSAAYIAEINRSAISSVEKGQWEAASSLGLSYWQTMRGIILPQSIRIALPPLANVLLDLIKASSLAAMITVPELLQHAKIIGGREFDYMTMYILTALIYWAICSAAAAFQNILEKKYAHYV, translated from the coding sequence ATGATAAATAGTATTCAGTGGGAATATATTTTCAACACGAAGCTGGCGATTGAATCGTTTCCTTATGTCATACAAGGCATTGGATACACGCTGCTCATCTCTTTTGTGAGCATGTTTGCGGGAACGGCGATCGGCCTGTTCATATCACTCGCCAGAATGTCTACACTTGGCTTGTTAAGATGGCCGGCGAAGCTCTATATCTCCTTTATGCGAGGCGTTCCGATCTTGGTCATCTTGTTTATCCTTTATTTTGGATTTCCTTATATCGGCATTGAATTTTCCGCTGTTACGGCCGCTTTAATCGGCTTTAGCCTTAACAGCGCCGCCTACATTGCGGAAATTAACCGTTCAGCCATTTCATCCGTTGAAAAAGGACAGTGGGAAGCCGCATCCTCGCTCGGCCTTTCCTATTGGCAGACGATGAGGGGCATTATTTTGCCGCAATCGATCCGTATTGCGCTGCCTCCGCTTGCCAATGTATTGCTTGACTTAATCAAAGCGTCCTCTCTCGCTGCGATGATCACAGTGCCGGAATTGCTCCAGCATGCGAAAATCATCGGCGGCAGAGAGTTTGATTACATGACCATGTATATTCTGACCGCTCTCATCTATTGGGCCATCTGCTCAGCAGCGGCAGCTTTTCAAAATATCCTTGAGAAGAAATACGCTCATTATGTTTAA